CGCCTCCGACGCACAGCTGCTGCGCTTCCAGGCGTCGCAGGTCCGGCCGCAGGGCAGGCCGGCGGGCGGCATGGCGGGCATCAAGCTCGCGGAGGAAGCCGAGGTGATCTCCTTCACCGCGGTGGACCCGGCCGCGGAGGCGGTGGTCTTCACGGCCGCGGGAGCCGCCGGGACGCTGGACGACTCGGTGACGACGGCCAAGCTGACACCGTTCGACCAGTACCCGCGCAAGGGCCGGGCGACCGGCGGCGTGCGCTGCCAGCGCTTCCTCAAGGGTGAGGAAAAGCTGGTCTTCGCCTGGGCGGGTGCGACCCCGGCGCACGCGGCGCAGAAGAACGGCTCGCCGGCCGAGCTTCCGGAGATCGACCCCCGCCGGGACGGTTCGGGCACACCGCTGGCCAAGGAGGTCGCGGCAGTGGCGGGGCCGCTGCCGTAGGCGCGCGACCGCCCGCGGCCGTGGTTCCGGGTCGTCCCCGAGCGATCCGCCCCCTTCCGCTTTCGGGCGGAAGGGGGCGGATCGCTCGGGTGGCGCCGACCGGCCGGGCCCGGATCAGTCCCCGGGCAGCTCCTCCGGGGCGTCCCGCTGGTCGGGTACATAACGCAGCACGCCCCACATGCTGTGCTCCTCCGGGCGGTCGTCGGCACCGGTGATCCTGGCCGCGCCGAGCCGGCCGAGCAGCGCCCCCGTGTCGGTGCCCGAGCCGATGAGCACGAGCCGGGTGGCCTTCGCGGTGCCGTCCGCGGGCCAGGGCTCCGGGTGGAAGCGCAGGAAGCGGCCCACCGTGTGGATCGCGTAGCGGTTGCGGGGGTCGGCCTCGCCGAAGTCCACGAACCCCTTGATCCGGTACAGCCCTTCGGGCCGTGCGTCCAGGAAGTCCAGCAGTCTGCGCGGGTGCAGGGGCTCGGATGTCTCGAACGACACGGTGTCGTAGGCCGCGTGCAGATGCTCCTGGTGATCCCGGACGTCGTTCTCGCCGTCCTCGCCGTCCTCGTGGAGGTCGTCGAAGGACAGCTGCCCCACGCGCTCACCGGGCGGACGGCATTCGAAGAGCAGCTCGGGGTCGACCCGTCCGTATGTGGCCTCGATCACGGCGGCGCCGCGGGCCAGTGCGGTGATCCGCTCCCTCAGGCGCTGCCGCGCTCCCGGGCCGACCCGGTCCGCCTTGTTGACCACGACCAGATCGGCGATCCCGAGATGCCGCTCGATCTCGGGGTGCCGCTGCCGGGTGGCGTCGAACTCGGCGGCGTCGACGACCTCGACGAGGCCGCCGTACACGATCCGCTGGTTCTCGCTGGCGAGCACCATCCTGACCAGTTCCTGGGGCTCGGCGAGCCCGCTCGCCTCGATGACGATCACATCGAGGCGGGCGGCGGGCCGGGTGAGCCTGTCCAGGAAGACGTCCAGCTCGCTCGCGTCCACGGCACAGCACAGACACCCGTTGCCGAGGGACACGGTGGAGTCGCCGAGCTGGCCGGCCACGGTCATGGCGTCGATCTCGATCGCCCCGAAGTCGTTGACGATCGCGCCGATCCGGGTGCCGCGACTCGCTCGCAGCAGATGGTTGAGCAGCGTCGTCTTGCCCGATCCCAGGAAGCCCGCGAGGACGACGACGGGGATCTGCGGGCTGCTCAAGACGGGACCTCCTGGGGCTTTCGTGCGCGTCGTCCCCCAGGATATGGGCAGGACACGGACCGTTCAGGATGCCTCCGGGAGCGGCTGCGGCGGCTGCGGCCCCACGTAGCGTGCGGCAGGTCGGATGATCTTCGAATCCCGGGCCTGCTCCAGGATGTTGGCGCTCCAGCCGATGACCCGTGCCGCGCAGAAGGTGGGCGTGAACATCTCCCGCGGCAGTCCGCACAGCTCCATGACGACGCCCGCGTAGAACTCGACGTTGGTGTGCAGCCCCCGGCCGGGCTTCAGCTCCGCCAGGATCGCCTCGACCCGCGCCTCGACGGCCACGGCGAGCTCCACCAGCGGGCCGCCGAAGCTCTCCGCGATGGAGCGCAGCATGCGCGAGCGGGGGTCCTCGGTGCGGTAGACGGGGTGCCCGAAGCCCATGATCCGGTCCCCGGCGAGGACGCGTCGCCTGATCCAGGCGTCGGCGCGGTCCGGGGTGCCGATCGCGTCGAGTGTGTCCAGGGCGCGGCTCGGCGCGCCCCCGTGCAGCGGCCCCGACAGGGCGCCGATCGCGCCGACCAGACAGGCCGCGACGTCGGCTCCGGTCGAGGTGATCACCCGCGCCGTGAAGGTGGACGCGTTGAATCCGTGGTCGACGGTGGAGACGAGATAGCGTTCGACGGCCCGCGCACGGGCCGGGTCGGGCTCCGAACCGGTCAGCATGTACAGGTAGTTGGCGGTGTACGGCAAATCCTCGCGCGGTTCCACCGGCTCCAGGCCCCGGCCCAGCCGGTGCAGGGCTGTGAGCAGTGTGGGCACGGCGGAGCAGGCCGCGAGCGAGTCGGCCAGCCGCTCCTCGGGGCCGAGGTCGTACACCGGCCGGAACCCGGCCGACGCCCCCAGCAGGGACAGCGCGGTGCGCAGTCCGGCCAGCGGCCCGGAGGGGGCGCAGGTCCGTGCGACGGCCGGCAGGGCGGCGCGCACCTCGTCGGGCAGCCGGCGCAGGGCGGCCGTCCCGGCGCGGAACGCCTCGCGCTCGGCGGCGTCCGGCAGCCGGCCATGGAACATCAGATGCCAGACGTCCTCGAACCCGCGGCTCTCCGCGAGCTCCACGGCCGAGTACTGGCGGTAGTGGTAGAAGCCCTCCCGGCCCCGGACGTCGCCGAGTTCGGTGTCGGTGACGACGACACCCGCGAGACCACGCGGTACGTCCGGAGGCACGGTCGCGCCGTTGGTGCTGAGCATGTGGGTCCTCCCTCGATTGACTCGACTCTCCATCCTTGACTCAATCACTGTCAATATTGATTGAATCAATGTTAAGCAGGCTGTGTACGGTGTCCTCATGACGGATCAGGACCAGGGTGCGGACGGCGAACGGCTCACCACGCGCGAGGCGGCCGAACGGCTCGGCGTGAAGCCCGAGACGGTGTACGCGTACGTCAGCCGCGGACAGCTCGGCAGCCGACGTGACCCGGGCGGGCGCGGGAGCACCTTCGACGCCGAGGAGGTCGACGCACTGGTCCGCCGCGGCCGCCGGCAGGCCGCCGGAGGTGACGGCACACCCGTGATCCGCACGGGCATCACACTGATCGAGACGGACCGGTACTACTTCCGCGGCGTCGACGCGACCGAGCTCGCCCGTCGGTACCGCTACGAGGAGATCGCCGACTGGCTCTGGACGGGCACCCTGGAGCGTGGCATCCGGTTCACCGCTCCGTCCGAACCCCTCGCCGCGGCCCGTCGGGCCGTCGAGGCCCTGCCCGCGCACAGCGGTTCCACGGACCGGTTGCGGGTGGCCGCCATCGCCGCGGCGGCAGCCGACCCCCTCCGCTTCGACCTCGGTCCGTCCGCCGTGACCGGCGTCGGGCGCGCACTCGTCCCGACGCTGGTCGACGCCCTGCCGGCGGTCGGCACCGCCCGCCGCGGCGAGAGCCGGCTCGCGGCGCGCCTCTGGTCCCGGCTGACCGCGCGGGATCCGGACGAGACCTCGCTGGGTGCCCTGGACATGGCACTGTCCC
The genomic region above belongs to Streptomyces marianii and contains:
- a CDS encoding CobW family GTP-binding protein, which encodes MSSPQIPVVVLAGFLGSGKTTLLNHLLRASRGTRIGAIVNDFGAIEIDAMTVAGQLGDSTVSLGNGCLCCAVDASELDVFLDRLTRPAARLDVIVIEASGLAEPQELVRMVLASENQRIVYGGLVEVVDAAEFDATRQRHPEIERHLGIADLVVVNKADRVGPGARQRLRERITALARGAAVIEATYGRVDPELLFECRPPGERVGQLSFDDLHEDGEDGENDVRDHQEHLHAAYDTVSFETSEPLHPRRLLDFLDARPEGLYRIKGFVDFGEADPRNRYAIHTVGRFLRFHPEPWPADGTAKATRLVLIGSGTDTGALLGRLGAARITGADDRPEEHSMWGVLRYVPDQRDAPEELPGD
- a CDS encoding citrate synthase/methylcitrate synthase — its product is MLSTNGATVPPDVPRGLAGVVVTDTELGDVRGREGFYHYRQYSAVELAESRGFEDVWHLMFHGRLPDAAEREAFRAGTAALRRLPDEVRAALPAVARTCAPSGPLAGLRTALSLLGASAGFRPVYDLGPEERLADSLAACSAVPTLLTALHRLGRGLEPVEPREDLPYTANYLYMLTGSEPDPARARAVERYLVSTVDHGFNASTFTARVITSTGADVAACLVGAIGALSGPLHGGAPSRALDTLDAIGTPDRADAWIRRRVLAGDRIMGFGHPVYRTEDPRSRMLRSIAESFGGPLVELAVAVEARVEAILAELKPGRGLHTNVEFYAGVVMELCGLPREMFTPTFCAARVIGWSANILEQARDSKIIRPAARYVGPQPPQPLPEAS
- a CDS encoding citrate synthase; translated protein: MTDQDQGADGERLTTREAAERLGVKPETVYAYVSRGQLGSRRDPGGRGSTFDAEEVDALVRRGRRQAAGGDGTPVIRTGITLIETDRYYFRGVDATELARRYRYEEIADWLWTGTLERGIRFTAPSEPLAAARRAVEALPAHSGSTDRLRVAAIAAAAADPLRFDLGPSAVTGVGRALVPTLVDALPAVGTARRGESRLAARLWSRLTARDPDETSLGALDMALSLLIDHDLAASTLAVRVAASARAHPYAVVSAGLGALDGPLHGAASGLAHRMLTEVLERGSAAPVVADHLRAGRRVPGLGHRLYPVRDPRAEALFDALAEIPDARPALAAAREVETTAGRQTDLHANVDLALATLSVSAGMAAEAGETVFAIARTAGWIAHALEEYEERPLRMRPSGRYTGPRPPRPAP